In Pseudoduganella albidiflava, a single window of DNA contains:
- the fliD gene encoding flagellar filament capping protein FliD translates to MATITASGGVLDVSSIVSQLMAVEQQPLAKFQQKQASYQASLSAYGSLSGAIGVFQSSLGSLTKASDFNALSATPSNADVLTASATSKAVAGNYKVNVTQLAQAQTLTTPGIASNKSAIGLGAKTTLSFQFGTVSGNYGQAGTALAGSVAMNGISNGSLTINGTAIATDSTTTSARALAEAINAKSTTTGVTATATPASTDGTLFAGFGDVATTTGTYALKVGGIELAALGENESGLTAASLDATLAGPSTALTALTNAGITFTGSAANGDLTFTRADGANLAIEEVVTGDATGGIGKTDVDVNAGSSVTASSSVSLSSSDASPITVGGSNPAAAGLTAGTAGTYLGGGFSQDANVASGTVTIDSTNNSLEGIRDAVNKAGLGVTATIVSDGSSTPYHLVFTSNATGANSSMKITLSGTDTDPPDAALANLLSYDPAGDQKMAQTSAAQDAKLTVNGIAVTSKSNNVGEAIQGVNLTVAQTGSSTLAVSRNTTQVKTNVEAFVKAYNDLAGTLKKLTGYNPDTKSAGVLQGDSTAQSVQSQMRRMLTSNITGISGAFSNLSDVGIGFTKDGTLALDSSKFQKAIDSNFADIGTLFGAVGKTTDNQVSFTSSSAATKPGTYDLEITQLATQGALTSGTALPPTTTIAANTTWAVTLNDSTPSNSKNTAMVTIPAGTYSPADLAKVVQSSINGTSAFSTAGNSVTASVDADGMLVVSSSKYGSVSNIALNSSSGTTTDSLFGGSTAVAGLDVAGTLGGRPVTGSGQTMTGQAGTDVEGLKIEITGGNIGPRGTVSFSQGYAYQMNNLATSMLSKTGQITSRTDGINQSIKSVQKQSDAFTDKLAGIEARYRKQYAALDVMLANMQTTSNYLTQQLSALAANS, encoded by the coding sequence GTGGCAACTATCACCGCATCCGGCGGCGTACTAGACGTCAGCAGCATCGTTTCCCAGCTGATGGCTGTCGAACAGCAGCCGCTGGCCAAGTTCCAGCAAAAGCAGGCGTCCTACCAGGCGTCGCTGTCCGCCTATGGTTCGCTGTCCGGCGCCATCGGCGTGTTCCAGTCCTCGCTCGGTTCCCTGACCAAGGCTTCCGACTTCAACGCGCTGAGCGCCACGCCGAGCAATGCCGATGTGCTGACCGCCTCGGCAACGTCGAAGGCCGTGGCCGGCAACTACAAGGTCAATGTCACGCAACTGGCCCAGGCCCAGACCCTGACCACGCCGGGCATCGCCAGCAACAAGTCGGCGATCGGGCTGGGCGCCAAGACCACGCTGTCGTTCCAGTTCGGCACCGTCAGCGGCAACTATGGCCAGGCCGGCACCGCGCTGGCCGGCAGTGTCGCCATGAACGGGATCAGCAACGGCTCGCTGACGATCAACGGCACCGCGATCGCCACCGACAGCACCACCACGAGCGCCCGCGCGCTGGCCGAAGCCATCAACGCGAAGAGCACGACGACCGGCGTGACCGCCACGGCGACGCCGGCCTCGACGGACGGCACGCTGTTCGCCGGCTTCGGCGACGTGGCCACCACGACCGGCACCTATGCGCTGAAGGTCGGCGGCATCGAGCTTGCCGCACTGGGCGAGAACGAGAGCGGCCTCACGGCGGCATCGCTCGACGCGACGCTGGCCGGGCCGAGCACCGCGCTGACGGCGCTGACGAACGCCGGCATCACCTTCACCGGCAGCGCCGCGAACGGCGACCTGACCTTCACCCGCGCCGACGGCGCCAACCTCGCCATCGAGGAAGTGGTGACGGGCGACGCCACGGGCGGCATCGGCAAGACGGACGTGGATGTGAACGCCGGCTCCAGCGTGACCGCTTCCAGCAGCGTTTCGCTGAGCTCCAGCGACGCCAGCCCGATCACGGTCGGCGGCAGCAACCCCGCCGCCGCCGGGCTGACGGCCGGCACCGCCGGTACCTACCTGGGCGGCGGCTTCTCGCAGGACGCCAACGTGGCATCCGGCACGGTGACGATCGACTCGACCAACAACTCGCTGGAAGGCATCCGCGACGCCGTCAACAAGGCCGGCCTGGGCGTGACCGCCACCATCGTGTCCGATGGCAGCAGCACGCCTTACCACCTGGTGTTCACGTCGAACGCCACCGGTGCCAACTCGTCGATGAAGATCACGCTGTCCGGGACGGATACCGATCCGCCCGATGCCGCGCTGGCCAACCTGCTGAGCTACGATCCGGCGGGCGATCAGAAAATGGCGCAGACTTCGGCCGCGCAGGACGCCAAGCTGACGGTGAACGGCATCGCCGTCACCAGCAAGTCCAACAACGTCGGCGAGGCGATCCAGGGCGTCAACCTGACGGTGGCGCAGACCGGTTCCAGCACGCTGGCGGTGAGCCGCAACACCACGCAGGTGAAGACCAACGTCGAAGCCTTCGTGAAGGCCTACAACGACCTGGCGGGCACGCTGAAGAAGCTCACGGGCTACAACCCCGACACCAAGTCGGCGGGCGTGCTGCAAGGCGACTCCACCGCCCAGTCGGTCCAGTCGCAGATGCGCCGTATGCTCACGTCCAACATCACCGGCATTTCCGGCGCGTTCAGCAACCTGAGCGACGTGGGCATCGGCTTCACCAAGGATGGCACGCTGGCACTGGATTCGTCCAAGTTCCAGAAGGCGATCGACAGCAATTTCGCCGACATCGGCACGCTGTTCGGCGCGGTCGGCAAGACCACCGACAACCAGGTTTCGTTCACCAGTTCCAGCGCCGCCACCAAGCCCGGCACGTACGACCTGGAAATCACGCAGCTGGCCACCCAGGGTGCGCTGACGAGCGGCACGGCGCTGCCGCCCACCACCACCATCGCGGCCAATACCACGTGGGCGGTCACCCTGAACGACAGCACGCCCAGCAACAGCAAGAACACGGCCATGGTCACCATTCCGGCCGGCACGTATTCCCCGGCTGACCTGGCGAAAGTGGTGCAGTCGTCGATCAACGGCACGTCGGCGTTTTCCACCGCGGGCAACTCGGTCACGGCATCGGTCGACGCGGACGGCATGCTCGTCGTGTCCTCGTCGAAATACGGCTCGGTATCGAACATCGCCCTGAACTCCAGCAGCGGCACCACCACCGACAGCCTGTTCGGCGGCAGCACCGCGGTGGCCGGCCTGGACGTCGCCGGCACGCTGGGCGGCCGCCCCGTGACCGGTTCCGGGCAAACCATGACGGGCCAGGCCGGCACGGATGTCGAAGGCTTGAAGATCGAGATCACGGGCGGCAACATCGGCCCCCGCGGCACCGTGAGTTTCTCGCAAGGCTACGCCTACCAGATGAACAACCTGGCCACCTCGATGCTGAGCAAGACCGGCCAGATCACCAGCCGCACGGACGGCATCAACCAGTCGATCAAGAGCGTCCAGAAGCAGAGCGACGCCTTCACCGACAAGCTGGCCGGCATCGAAGCCCGCTATCGCAAGCAATATGCCGCGCTGGACGTCATGCTGGCGAATATGCAGACGACGTCCAACTACCTGACCCAGCAGTTGTCGGCCCTGGCCGCCAACAGCTAA